The nucleotide sequence GCGCTTCGAGCGGCGCTACGGCAAGCGCAAGGCTCCAGAGTCGACCGCCTGAGCGGCCGGACCGACGTGAGCGACGGGGCCACCACGGGCAAGCCGTTCTACTACGGCGGCCAGGCCGTCCTGGAAGGCGTGATGATGCGCGGCCAGGAGGCCTGGTCGCTGGCCGTCCGGCGCCCCAAGGGCGAGATCTACCTGGAGCAGCACGCCCTGCGGCCCCTGGCCAGCCGGGTGCGGCTGTTCAAGCTCCCGTTCTTCCGCGGCATCGGCGTGCTCGCCGACTCCCTGGCCATCGGCGTCAAGGCCCTGGCCATCTCCGGCAACCAGGCCCTCGAGGAGGAGGAGCAGCTCACCGACAGGCAGATGGGCTGGTCGCTCGGGATCGGGGCGGCGTTCTTCACCGCCCTGTTCATCCTCGCCCCGGCCGCCGGGACCAACTGGCTGTCGTCCCAGCTGCCCAACAACCTGGTCTTCAACCTGGTCGAGGGGCTGGCCCGCCTCGCCTTCTTCCTCCTCTACATCCTGGCCATCTCGATGCTCCGGGACATCCGCCGGGTCTTCCAGTACCACGGCGCCGAGCACATGACGATCCACTGCTACGAGGCCAAGCTGCCGCTGGAGCCGGACAACGTCGCGCGGTTCCCGACCCTGCACGTGCGCTGCGGGACCAACTTCCTGCTGATCCTGTTCGTGGTCACCCTGATCCTGTTCACGGTGCTGTTCTCGGCCATCGGCCGGCCACCCCTGTACGTGCGGGTGCCGCTGCAGATCCTGGCCGTGCCGGTGATCGTCGGCATCGCCTACGAGGGCATCCGCCTCGGCGCCGGCCGGGAGCGCTCCAAGCTGGTCAAGGCCATGATGCAGCCCGGCCTGTGGCTGCAGATGCTGACCACCAAGCCGCCCAGCCCCGACATGATCGAGGTCGCCATCCGCTCGCTGGAGCAGGTGCTGCCCCCGGCCGGGCGGGCCCGGGTGGCGCCCCTGCCCTCCCCGCTGGTCGCCGGCCCCGGGGCCGTGGTCGAGGCGGATCTGGCGGCGCCGGAGGACCTCCCCAAGGGCGGCTGACCCATGTTCGAACGGCTCGACGAGATCGAGCGGACCTACGAGGACGTCGAGCGCCAGCTCGCCGACCCCGGGGTGCTCGCCGACCAGGCGCGCCTGGTCGAGCTGTCGCGCCGCCACGCCGAGCTGGGCGAGGTCGTCCGGGCGTACCGGGCCTGGCGGTCGGCGGGCGAGGACCTGGACACCGCGCGCGAGCTCCTGCGCGAGGAGCGTTCGGCCGACGGCAGGGCGATGCTCGAGGAGGAGATCGCCGACGCCCAGGCCCGCCGGGCCGGCCTGGAGGAGCAGCTGCGCCGGGCCCTGGTCCCCAAGGACCCCAACGACGCCAAGGACGTGATCGTCGAGGTCCGCGCCGGCACCGGCGGCGACGAGGCCGCCCTGTTCGCCCACGACCTCTACCGCATGTACACCCGCTGGGCCGAGCAGCACGGCTACAAGGTCGAGGTGCTGTCCCAGAGCGAGTCCGACCTGGAGGGCGTCAAGGAGGTCGTGTTCGCCGTCAAGGGCAAGGGGGCCTGGTCGCGGCTCAAGTACGAGGCCGGCGTGCACCGGGTCCAGCGGGTCCCGGTGACCGAGTCCCAGGGGCGCATCCACACCTCGGCCGCCGGGGTCAACGTGCTCCCCGAGGCCGACCCGGTCGAGGTCACCGTCGACCCCAACGACCTCAAGATCGACGTGTACCGCTCCACCGGCCCCGGCGGCCAGTCGGTCAACACCACCGACTCGGCCGTGCGCATCACCCACCTGCCCTCGGGCATCGTCGTCGCCATGCAAGACGAGAAGTCCCAGATCCAGAACCGTGAGAAGGCCATGCGGGTGCTGCGGGCCCGGCTGCTGGAGCGGGCCATCTCCGAGCAGCAGGCCCAGCTGGCCGCCGAGCGCCGCTCCCAGGTCCGCTCCCTCGACCGCTCCGAGCGGGTCCGGACCTACAACTTCCCCCAGGACCGGGTCACCGACCACCGGATCGGCCTGTCCGTTGGCGACCTGCCGGGGGTGCTCGAGGGCCGGGGCCTCGACCGCATCGTCGACGAGCTGGCCGCCCGGGACGCCGAGTCCGCCCTGGCCGCCGCCGAGGCCACGGCGTGACCGCCGCCGCGCTGGACCGGACCAGGGGGCGCGAGCTGCACGCCTGGGCGACCCGCGAGCTGGCCGCCGCCGGCTGCGTCTCGGCCGCGGCCGAGGCCGACTGGCTGCTGGACGAGGCCGCGGACGAGGCGGTGCTGCGGGCGATGGTGGCCCGGCGGGCGGCCGGGGAGCCGCTGCAGTACGTGATCGGGTGGGCCCCGTTCGGGCGGCTGCGGCTGGCCGTCGGGCCGGGGGTGTTCGTGCCCCGCCCCGAGACCGAGGGCCTGGCCGACCGGGCGGCCACCCGGCTCCGCGCCGCCCTGGCGCCGCGGGTCGCGGTCGACGTGTGCGCCGGGTCGGGGGCGATCGCCTGCTTCCTGGCCGCCGAGGTCCCCGGGGCGCGGGTCCTGGCCACCGAGCTCGACCCGGGGGCGCTGGCCTGGGCCAGGGGCAACGCCGAGCGGTTCGGGGTCGAGCTGCTCGCCGGCGACCTCGACGACCCCCTGCCGGCCGAGCTGGCCGGCCGGGTCGACGTGCTCTGCGCCAACGTGCCCTACGTGCCCACCACGGCCATCGCCACCCTGCCCACCGACGTCCGCGACCACGAGCCGCGCCTGGCCCTGGACGGCGGCCCCGACGGGCTGGACGTGCTCCGGCGCCTGGCCCCCAGGACCGGCCACTGGCTGGCCCCCGGCGGCGCCTTCCTGTGCGAGATCGGCGAGGACCAGGCCGAGGCGGCCACGGCCGTGCTGGAGGCGGCCGGGCTGACCGGCGTGGCCGTCCACCCCGACCTGGCCGGCCGCGACCGGGTCCTGGAAGGGACCAGGCCATGACCACGCCGGAGCCGCCGGAGGGGTTCGGGGAACCCCAGGGGGGTGCCCCGATGGATCCGGAGGGGTTCGGGGAACCCCAGGGGGGTGCCCCGATACATCAGTCCGACGACCCGCGCATCATCCCCGTGTCCAAGGACGAGGAGCAGTGGCCGGGGCTGCTCGAGGTCGGGGGCGAGATCATCGCCCGGGGCGGGCTGGTGGTGCTGCCCACCGACACCCTGTACGGGGTCGGCTGCGACCCGTTCAACCCCTCGGCCGTCGACGCCCTGTTCCAGGCCAAGCAGCGCGGCCGCGACCTGCCTCTGCCGGTCCTGGTCCACACCTGGCGCCAGGCCATCGGCCTGGTCGACGAGGTCACCGACCAGGCCCAGGCGCTGATCGCCGCCTGGTGGCCGGGACCGCTCACCCTGGTCCTGCGCGAGGCCCCCGGCATCGGCTGGGACCTCGGCCACTCGCGGGGCACGGTGGCGGTGCGCATGCCCAAGCAGGACTTCGCCCTGGCCCTGATCCAGCGCACCGGGCCGCTGGCCGTCTCCAGCGCCAACCGCTCCGGCGAGCCCACCCCGAGCGAGATCCCGGCCGTGGTCACCCAGCTCGGCGACCACGTCGGGGTGTTCTTCGACGCCGGGCCGGCCCCCGAGGGACCGGCGTCCAGCATCGTCGACCTCACCGGCAAGCGGCCGCGGCTCCTGCGTGAGGGCGCCATCCCGGCCGCCGAGCTGGAGCTGGTGCTCGAGGAGCCCTTCGACGATGCAAGCTGAACCCGACGGCTCCTTCGGCGTGCTGTTCGTCTGCACCGGCAACATCTGCCGGTCGCCAACGGCCGAGGCCCTGGCCCGCCGCGAGCTCGAGCGCTACCCGGGGGCGCCGATCCGGCTGTCGTCGGCCGGCAGCCACGCCCTGGAGGGCAACCCGGCGGCCAGCCGGTCGATGCTGGCCGCCGCGACCAGGGGCGCCAGCCTGGAGCGCCACTTCGCCCGCGAGCTGACCCGGCGGCGGGTCCGGGCCGCCGACCTGATCCTGTGCATGGCCGCCGAGCACCGGCCGTTCGTGCTCAGCTACGACCGGTCTGCGACCCATCGCACCTTCCTGCTGGCCACCTTCGCCCGCGTGGCCAGCCAGTGGGGGTGGCAGGCCCGCTTCCCGGCCGAGCTGGTCGCCCTGGCCGCCGAGCACGCCCGGGAGCTGGACGGCGACGACATCGACGACCCCCTCGGCCACCCCGCCCAGGCCTACGCGGCCTGCGCCGAGCGCCTGGACAGCCTGGTCACCCCCGTGATCGCCGCCCTGGTCAAGACCATGCCGGCCGGCGTGACGGGCGCTCCGTGACGGGCGCCCCGTGGTAGGTTGCTGAGTTCGTGGGCAGTCTACGGGCCTATCTCCTCGTCGCCGTCATGGCGGCGGCCCTCACCTACTGCCTGACCCCGGTGGTGCGGTCGGTGGCCCTCCGGATCGGGGCCGTCGACCGGCCCGGCGGCCGCAAGATGCACGCCATCGTCACCCCGACCCTGGGCGGGCTGGCCCTGTTCTTCGGCTTCATCGGCGGGCTCGCCCTGTCGTCGCTGCTGTTCCCGGGCCTGTTCGTCTCCTCGGAGGCGGCCGGCATCGCCATCGGGGCCTCCCTGATGGTCGGCATCGGCATCGTCGACGACCTCAAGGGACTGTCGGCCCCGGTCAAGCTGGCCGGCCAGATCCTGGCCGCCACCACCATGACCCTCGGCGGCGTCCAGGTGCTGTTCTTCTGGCTGCCGGCCTTCGGCCCCCTCGACGAGGGCGTCATCAGCCTCGCCCCCGAGCTCGGGATTCCCTTCACCGTCCTGCTGGTGATCGTCTTCGTCAACGCCGTCAACCTGGTCGACGGCCTCGACGGCCTGGCCGCCGGCCTGGTCGCCATCGGGGCCATGGCCTACTTCGTCTACAGCTACCGCACCGGCGCCACCGGCCTGATCGCCCAGGACTCGCCGGCCCCGCTGTTCAGCGCCCTGCTCTTCGGGGTCTGCATCGGGTTCCTGCCCCACAACTTCAACCCGGCCCGCATCTTCATGGGCGACACCGGCTCCATGCTGCTCGGCACCCTCCTGGCCGGCGCCACCATCACCGGCATCGGCCGCACCACCCAGCCCCAGGCCGGCGACCAGTTCGCCCTCCTGATCCCGGTGGCCATCCCCCTCCTGGTCCTGGCCCTCCCCTTCCTCGACACCTTCCTCGCCGTCGGCCGCCGCATGCGCTCGGGCGCCGGCATCATGACCGCCGACAAGCAGCACCTCCACCACCGCCTCCTGGAGATCGGCCACTCCCACCGCCGCGCCGTCCTGATCCTCTACGCCTGGAGCGCCCTGCTCGCCGGCAGCGTGGTCGCCCTCTCCTTCACCGGCCCCCGCCGCGTCCTCCCCTTCTTCCTGGTCGTGGTCGCCTGCGGGATCTTCGGCCTGCTCTCCCCGCGCCTGCGGCGCCGGCCGGTGCCCTAGCCGCGGACGACGACCGTCCCCGGAGCTTGGGGCTCTTGGGGCGCCGGGTGCTGGCCAGCGGCCGCTCCACGTCGCCGGTGCCGACCAGCCCGTCGCCGGCCGGGGTGGCCGGGCGTTCCTCGGGACCGCCGAAGCGGGCCCGCCGCGCTTGGCGCGACCGCGGTTGTGGCTGGTAGATTCACCGTCCACTTCCACGCCGGGGACGGTGCCGCGACCAGCGGCGGGTGCGCCC is from Actinomycetota bacterium and encodes:
- a CDS encoding DUF1385 domain-containing protein, encoding MSDGATTGKPFYYGGQAVLEGVMMRGQEAWSLAVRRPKGEIYLEQHALRPLASRVRLFKLPFFRGIGVLADSLAIGVKALAISGNQALEEEEQLTDRQMGWSLGIGAAFFTALFILAPAAGTNWLSSQLPNNLVFNLVEGLARLAFFLLYILAISMLRDIRRVFQYHGAEHMTIHCYEAKLPLEPDNVARFPTLHVRCGTNFLLILFVVTLILFTVLFSAIGRPPLYVRVPLQILAVPVIVGIAYEGIRLGAGRERSKLVKAMMQPGLWLQMLTTKPPSPDMIEVAIRSLEQVLPPAGRARVAPLPSPLVAGPGAVVEADLAAPEDLPKGG
- the prfA gene encoding peptide chain release factor 1 yields the protein MFERLDEIERTYEDVERQLADPGVLADQARLVELSRRHAELGEVVRAYRAWRSAGEDLDTARELLREERSADGRAMLEEEIADAQARRAGLEEQLRRALVPKDPNDAKDVIVEVRAGTGGDEAALFAHDLYRMYTRWAEQHGYKVEVLSQSESDLEGVKEVVFAVKGKGAWSRLKYEAGVHRVQRVPVTESQGRIHTSAAGVNVLPEADPVEVTVDPNDLKIDVYRSTGPGGQSVNTTDSAVRITHLPSGIVVAMQDEKSQIQNREKAMRVLRARLLERAISEQQAQLAAERRSQVRSLDRSERVRTYNFPQDRVTDHRIGLSVGDLPGVLEGRGLDRIVDELAARDAESALAAAEATA
- a CDS encoding putative protein N(5)-glutamine methyltransferase; this encodes MTAAALDRTRGRELHAWATRELAAAGCVSAAAEADWLLDEAADEAVLRAMVARRAAGEPLQYVIGWAPFGRLRLAVGPGVFVPRPETEGLADRAATRLRAALAPRVAVDVCAGSGAIACFLAAEVPGARVLATELDPGALAWARGNAERFGVELLAGDLDDPLPAELAGRVDVLCANVPYVPTTAIATLPTDVRDHEPRLALDGGPDGLDVLRRLAPRTGHWLAPGGAFLCEIGEDQAEAATAVLEAAGLTGVAVHPDLAGRDRVLEGTRP
- a CDS encoding L-threonylcarbamoyladenylate synthase; its protein translation is MTTPEPPEGFGEPQGGAPMDPEGFGEPQGGAPIHQSDDPRIIPVSKDEEQWPGLLEVGGEIIARGGLVVLPTDTLYGVGCDPFNPSAVDALFQAKQRGRDLPLPVLVHTWRQAIGLVDEVTDQAQALIAAWWPGPLTLVLREAPGIGWDLGHSRGTVAVRMPKQDFALALIQRTGPLAVSSANRSGEPTPSEIPAVVTQLGDHVGVFFDAGPAPEGPASSIVDLTGKRPRLLREGAIPAAELELVLEEPFDDAS
- a CDS encoding MraY family glycosyltransferase; this encodes MGSLRAYLLVAVMAAALTYCLTPVVRSVALRIGAVDRPGGRKMHAIVTPTLGGLALFFGFIGGLALSSLLFPGLFVSSEAAGIAIGASLMVGIGIVDDLKGLSAPVKLAGQILAATTMTLGGVQVLFFWLPAFGPLDEGVISLAPELGIPFTVLLVIVFVNAVNLVDGLDGLAAGLVAIGAMAYFVYSYRTGATGLIAQDSPAPLFSALLFGVCIGFLPHNFNPARIFMGDTGSMLLGTLLAGATITGIGRTTQPQAGDQFALLIPVAIPLLVLALPFLDTFLAVGRRMRSGAGIMTADKQHLHHRLLEIGHSHRRAVLILYAWSALLAGSVVALSFTGPRRVLPFFLVVVACGIFGLLSPRLRRRPVP